One segment of Phragmites australis chromosome 13, lpPhrAust1.1, whole genome shotgun sequence DNA contains the following:
- the LOC133888864 gene encoding probable WRKY transcription factor 12 has translation MEGSSQLETFLPSLYALSPCAPPPPPSLLAPLPSQHKLLQMPLVQEQAGNHAVMLSSDHHCSLYPLLLPGIPFCSSGAEACEKPTLLDAGEAGTSAAKSGGEIGSTTSTTCHGTSSWWKGGPAAAAEKGRMKVRRKIREPRFCFQTRSDVDVLDDGYRWRKYGQKVVKNSVHPRSYYRCTHSNCRVKKRVERLSEDCRMVITTYEGRHTHSPCTDEADDAGGGHTGSCAFTSL, from the exons ATGGAGGGAAGCAGCCAGCTGGAGACCTTCCTTCCTAGCCTCTACGCGCTCAGTCCATGCGCCCCTCCTCCGCCCCCTTCTCTTCTTGCTCCGTTGCCGAGCCAGCACAAGCTTCTGCAGATGCCGTTGGTCCAGGAGCAGGCAGGAAACCATGCCGTGATGCTCTCTTCGGACCACCACTGCAGTCTGTACCCGCTGCTACTTCCTGGGATCCCGTTCTGCTCCTCCGGCGCCGAGGCCTGCGAGAAACCCACACTGCTGGACGCCGGCGAG GCGGGCACCTCGGCGGCAAAATCCGGCGGCGAGATCGGTAGTACCACCAGCACCACTTGCCACGGCACAAGTTCATG GTGGAAGGGAGGCCCAGCTGCGGCAGCGGAGAAAGGGAGGATGAAGGTCAGGAGGAAGATAAGGGAGCCGAGGTTCTGCTTCCAGACCAGGAGCGACGTGGATGTGCTGGACGACGGCTACAGGTGGAGGAAGTACGGCCAGAAGGTTGTCAAGAACAGCGTCCATCCAAG GAGCTACTACCGGTGCACCCACAGCAACTGCCGCGTGAAGAAGCGGGTGGAGCGGCTGTCGGAGGACTGCCGCATGGTGATCACCACCTACGAGGGCCGCCACACCCACTCCCCCTGCACCGACGAAGCCGacgacgccggcggcggccacACCGGCAGCTGCGCCTTCACCTCGCTCTAG